The following proteins are encoded in a genomic region of Nitrospirota bacterium:
- a CDS encoding pentapeptide repeat-containing protein, with translation MINRVCAWIMVGGLAFLWLPLGAVASNCQEETVASGPDAALRLHLSADCTEQEREARVVDATQLLQAFKEGKGIDLSGVVVRGDLSLDALTVGPLPPELDGMKELQGREARVIPGSMMIVNSVVRGAIRHQSAQGLLVVKGPVTFSGTTFEQIVDLSRTVFVQPVTLSGAIFLKESYFVQGRFLRDVLAEKTAFGPHTRFHRSVFQGPVTFQQSGFNGLAEFLEVVFQKDANLSRTYFKLGTGFSGSRFQGLADFSEASFDREAFFTFTLFEGDAYFRRATFRSTADFSDAKFKGRDDFSKVFFEKGPEFTRATRSVTAQAPLGIENPTIQYAITLSLLIFSAMLIAYLIRSR, from the coding sequence ATGATAAATCGAGTCTGTGCCTGGATCATGGTGGGGGGGCTGGCCTTTCTCTGGCTGCCGTTGGGGGCTGTGGCCTCGAATTGCCAGGAGGAGACGGTTGCCTCAGGGCCTGACGCAGCTCTGAGGCTGCATCTGAGCGCCGACTGTACGGAGCAAGAGCGGGAGGCGCGAGTGGTGGATGCGACGCAGCTCTTGCAGGCGTTCAAAGAGGGGAAGGGGATCGATCTCTCAGGGGTGGTGGTGCGCGGGGACTTGTCGCTGGATGCGTTGACTGTGGGGCCATTGCCGCCGGAACTTGATGGGATGAAGGAGCTGCAGGGGCGCGAGGCCCGTGTGATTCCCGGCTCCATGATGATCGTGAATTCTGTGGTGCGCGGGGCGATCAGACATCAATCGGCGCAAGGGCTATTGGTGGTGAAGGGGCCTGTCACGTTTAGCGGGACCACGTTTGAGCAGATCGTGGATCTTTCGCGGACCGTCTTTGTGCAGCCCGTGACCCTGTCTGGCGCGATATTCCTGAAAGAGAGTTATTTTGTGCAGGGGCGATTCCTGCGCGATGTATTGGCCGAGAAAACGGCCTTTGGCCCTCACACGCGATTTCACCGATCGGTCTTTCAGGGGCCGGTGACCTTTCAGCAGTCGGGATTCAACGGGCTGGCGGAGTTCCTGGAGGTGGTGTTCCAGAAGGATGCCAATCTGTCGCGCACCTATTTCAAGTTGGGCACCGGGTTTTCCGGGAGCCGTTTTCAGGGTCTGGCGGATTTCTCTGAGGCATCGTTCGACCGGGAGGCGTTTTTTACCTTCACCCTGTTCGAGGGGGATGCCTATTTTCGCCGGGCCACGTTCCGATCGACAGCGGATTTCTCCGATGCCAAGTTCAAGGGGCGGGACGATTTCTCCAAGGTCTTTTTTGAGAAGGGCCCGGAGTTTACCAGGGCGACCAGATCTGTGACCGCACAGGCGCCTCTGGGGATCGAAAATCCGACCATCCAATATGCCATCACCCTTTCTCTTCTCATCTTCAGCGCCATGCTGATTGCCTATCTGATCCGGTCACGGTAG